Proteins encoded in a region of the Bacteroidota bacterium genome:
- a CDS encoding menaquinone biosynthesis decarboxylase gives MYRNTQHWIKTLEEKGELVRIKEFVNPELEITEITDRISKQYGPALLFENNGTDFPVLINSMGTEQRMAWALGVEKLDDVAAEIETLIKQLTTPKDSILDKLKMLPTLGSIASWMPKIISGKGECQEVVMKDPDITKFPVLKCWPEDGGPFVTLPVIHTKDPLTGLRNVGLYRMQVFDPKMTGMHWHRHKVSARHFNEYKKLGQKMPVAIALGGDPVYAYSATAPLPDGVDEYMLAGFIRKKKVELVQCLTQDVQVPADADIIIEGYVDPSEDYILEGPFGDHTGYYSLADMYPRFHITCITHRKNAVYPATIVGIPPQEDAWIGKATERIFLVPIKMTMVPEIVDMVLPVEGVFHNLVIVKINKDYPGQASKVMHSLWGAGQMMFTKMMVVVDGDVNIHNSSEVAKYVSENFDPAHDIHFTQGPVDVLDHSCSVMAFGGKIGIDGTKKTHEELSGRISFGSVSNKTPDQSEIQNEFPEIKAINYQVLKLGISILFLSIEKNRKNHVKEISKKLFARKDFSEIKVIVFLEHTFDISDTADAVWRFANNVDPKRDHILVEDESGVSHLSMDGTRKTKEFDGFQRDWPNILASDDRTIERIDEIWDKLGLGKFIESPSKKYREHLYEGGAVAK, from the coding sequence ATGTATCGCAATACCCAACACTGGATCAAAACACTTGAAGAAAAAGGTGAATTGGTTCGTATCAAAGAATTTGTAAACCCTGAACTGGAGATCACAGAAATTACAGACAGGATCTCTAAGCAATATGGTCCGGCGCTGTTATTTGAAAACAACGGAACAGATTTTCCTGTTCTCATTAATTCAATGGGAACTGAACAGAGGATGGCCTGGGCTTTAGGAGTTGAAAAACTTGATGATGTTGCTGCGGAAATCGAAACATTAATTAAACAACTTACTACTCCTAAAGATAGCATTTTAGATAAATTGAAAATGCTTCCAACTCTTGGATCAATTGCTTCATGGATGCCCAAAATTATAAGTGGTAAAGGCGAATGTCAGGAAGTGGTCATGAAAGATCCGGACATTACTAAATTTCCTGTTCTGAAATGCTGGCCTGAAGATGGTGGACCGTTCGTTACTCTTCCTGTTATTCATACTAAAGATCCATTAACGGGTTTGCGAAATGTCGGACTTTACAGAATGCAGGTTTTCGATCCGAAGATGACAGGAATGCACTGGCATCGTCACAAAGTAAGTGCCCGCCATTTTAATGAATACAAAAAGCTTGGCCAGAAAATGCCTGTTGCAATTGCACTGGGCGGAGATCCTGTTTATGCTTACTCTGCCACTGCCCCACTTCCTGATGGCGTTGATGAATATATGCTTGCCGGATTTATCCGCAAGAAAAAAGTTGAATTGGTTCAATGCCTGACTCAGGATGTACAGGTTCCTGCAGATGCCGACATTATTATCGAAGGCTATGTTGACCCAAGCGAAGATTATATTCTTGAAGGCCCGTTTGGAGATCATACAGGTTATTATTCTTTAGCCGATATGTATCCGCGCTTTCATATCACTTGTATCACTCACAGAAAGAATGCTGTTTATCCTGCGACAATTGTTGGTATACCACCACAGGAAGATGCATGGATAGGAAAAGCAACAGAACGGATATTTCTTGTGCCCATAAAAATGACAATGGTTCCGGAAATTGTTGATATGGTATTACCTGTTGAAGGTGTGTTTCATAATTTAGTTATTGTGAAGATCAATAAAGATTATCCGGGACAAGCAAGCAAAGTAATGCACAGTCTTTGGGGAGCCGGACAAATGATGTTCACAAAAATGATGGTTGTTGTTGATGGCGATGTAAATATTCACAACAGCAGTGAAGTTGCAAAATATGTAAGTGAGAATTTTGATCCTGCGCACGACATTCACTTTACTCAAGGACCTGTGGATGTTCTTGACCATAGCTGTTCTGTAATGGCCTTTGGGGGAAAAATCGGAATTGACGGTACCAAGAAAACTCATGAAGAACTTTCAGGACGAATTTCATTCGGTTCAGTTAGCAACAAGACCCCTGACCAATCAGAAATTCAAAATGAATTTCCTGAAATAAAAGCTATCAACTATCAGGTTCTTAAACTCGGGATTTCAATTCTCTTCTTATCGATTGAAAAGAACAGAAAGAATCATGTCAAAGAAATTTCTAAAAAATTGTTTGCCAGAAAAGATTTTTCGGAAATAAAAGTTATTGTTTTTCTCGAGCACACATTCGACATTTCAGATACTGCTGATGCCGTATGGAGATTTGCAAATAATGTTGATCCAAAACGCGATCACATTTTAGTTGAAGATGAATCCGGTGTTTCGCATTTATCAATGGATGGGACAAGAAAGACAAAAGAGTTCGATGGGTTTCAACGTGACTGGCCAAATATCCTGGCATCCGATGACCGAACAATTGAACGTATCGACGAGATCTGGGATAAACTCGGACTTGGAAAATTCATTGAGTCGCCTTCGAAAAAATACAGAGAACATCTTTACGAAGGTGGTGCTGTGGCAAAGTGA
- the rlmB gene encoding 23S rRNA (guanosine(2251)-2'-O)-methyltransferase RlmB encodes MYNNNNKGSFRSRRPEPKEDTQLIYGIRPVMEAIHAGKEIDRMFICRGAKGELMGELKELLKEKNITYTEVPIEKLHRITRNNHQDVVCYISSITYHKLTDIVPFVFEKGQVPLILILDRITDVRNFGAIARTAECSGVHAIVIPGRGAAQVTADAIKTSAGALSKIPVCRENHLKQTVAYLQESGIRVVAASEKGSEDYFKSDFSGPLAIIMGSEEDGVSNELIKSAEELSRIPLAGTISSLNVSVACGVMLYEAIRQRAK; translated from the coding sequence ATGTACAACAACAATAACAAAGGTAGTTTTCGTTCCCGTCGCCCAGAGCCAAAAGAAGACACGCAATTGATCTATGGAATTCGTCCGGTAATGGAAGCAATTCATGCCGGAAAAGAAATCGACAGAATGTTTATTTGCCGTGGAGCAAAAGGTGAGTTGATGGGAGAGTTGAAAGAACTTTTAAAGGAAAAGAATATTACCTATACAGAAGTTCCTATAGAAAAATTGCATCGCATCACACGTAATAATCATCAGGATGTTGTATGTTACATTTCTTCGATCACTTATCATAAATTAACAGACATCGTTCCATTCGTTTTTGAGAAAGGTCAGGTTCCATTAATTTTAATTCTCGACAGGATAACGGATGTACGGAATTTCGGAGCGATTGCGCGTACTGCAGAATGTTCCGGAGTACATGCAATCGTAATTCCCGGTAGGGGAGCGGCTCAGGTTACTGCTGATGCCATCAAGACCTCTGCAGGAGCATTGAGCAAAATTCCTGTATGTCGCGAGAACCATTTAAAGCAAACAGTTGCCTATTTGCAGGAAAGTGGAATTCGTGTTGTCGCTGCAAGTGAAAAAGGGAGTGAAGATTATTTTAAATCAGATTTCAGCGGACCACTGGCGATCATTATGGGTTCAGAAGAAGATGGTGTAAGCAATGAGTTGATAAAATCTGCAGAAGAATTATCACGTATTCCATTGGCAGGAACAATTTCGTCGTTAAATGTTTCAGTTGCTTGTGGAGTGATGCTTTATGAAGCCATCCGTCAACGTGCAAAATAA
- a CDS encoding DUF4442 domain-containing protein, which yields MKIQKLMLKAESSAFSRRILQFVLSYSIPFNRPHGFRILEVFKDGFHIQLPYWRINRNHINGIHACALATLSEFVSGLTLIKVIGRDDLRIIMKEMKMTYHFQAKKNVSVILHLTPQMLEQNVFTPLKTQDSVFYLMKVDVYDTDKNHICTGEINWQLKKWNKVRTA from the coding sequence ATGAAAATTCAAAAGCTGATGTTAAAGGCTGAAAGCTCTGCTTTTAGCAGGAGAATTCTGCAGTTCGTTCTTAGTTATTCTATTCCTTTTAATCGCCCACATGGATTCAGAATACTTGAGGTTTTCAAAGATGGCTTTCACATTCAACTTCCCTATTGGAGAATCAACAGGAATCACATTAATGGAATTCATGCATGTGCACTTGCAACTTTATCCGAATTTGTTTCCGGATTGACTTTAATAAAAGTTATTGGAAGAGATGATCTGAGAATAATTATGAAAGAAATGAAGATGACATATCATTTTCAGGCAAAGAAAAATGTATCTGTTATCCTGCACCTTACTCCACAAATGCTGGAACAAAATGTTTTCACTCCATTAAAAACTCAGGACTCTGTATTTTATTTAATGAAAGTTGATGTTTACGACACAGACAAAAACCACATCTGTACCGGTGAGATCAACTGGCAGTTGAAGAAGTGGAATAAAGTACGGACGGCTTGA
- a CDS encoding 1-acyl-sn-glycerol-3-phosphate acyltransferase, whose translation MIRILKAIWGIYGLIIFVITLFIAIICYFAIFTFANKSKAAGIAHKYVSRNWARTLFIFFGIRLKIKNKHLLKKEETYVFIANHLSQLDIPADAIATDHVFKYLAKEELTKIPLMGYIIRNLYISVNRKDKYARAKSMENMQKNIREGISVFIFPEGTRNKSSEPLLDFRDGAFRLAIESQVPIAALTLLNTGKLLSPMRPIELSPGVLHCVWSEPISTKGMTQDDIPALKEKVISEMKKHLKGNI comes from the coding sequence ATGATCCGAATCTTAAAAGCGATCTGGGGTATTTATGGCCTGATCATATTTGTTATCACTCTGTTCATTGCTATAATTTGCTACTTCGCTATCTTCACTTTTGCAAACAAGTCAAAAGCAGCAGGAATCGCACATAAATATGTATCAAGAAACTGGGCAAGAACGCTTTTTATCTTTTTTGGTATCCGCCTGAAAATAAAAAACAAACATCTTCTGAAAAAGGAAGAAACTTATGTTTTTATTGCAAATCATTTATCGCAACTGGATATTCCGGCTGATGCTATTGCAACTGACCATGTGTTTAAATATCTTGCAAAAGAAGAATTGACGAAAATTCCGTTAATGGGATATATTATTCGAAATCTATATATTTCAGTTAACAGAAAAGATAAATATGCCCGCGCAAAAAGTATGGAGAATATGCAGAAAAATATCCGCGAAGGAATTTCAGTTTTTATTTTCCCTGAAGGAACGAGAAATAAAAGTTCCGAACCATTATTGGATTTCAGAGATGGCGCTTTTCGTCTTGCTATAGAATCGCAGGTTCCAATTGCTGCACTTACACTTTTGAATACAGGCAAATTACTTTCTCCAATGCGCCCAATTGAATTATCTCCTGGTGTTCTACATTGCGTATGGTCGGAGCCTATTTCAACAAAAGGAATGACACAGGATGATATACCGGCATTGAAAGAGAAAGTTATTTCAGAAATGAAAAAACATCTTAAAGGAAATATCTAA
- a CDS encoding T9SS type A sorting domain-containing protein — MKLKFYLFLLILVTYCKGAEAQTITLETDTVYRGTYFSTLATTTGVSLWGYYHSFSITLSGPSTINVSAYCDPSDVIRMNGQTTVSTTPGSYTLSFTDSAGVLQTFPNVFWILYQPIPQIPVLNFPLDNQVITNTNFSLEWDGSPGSVDYYFELSTDSIFSNIYYYTNQYYRWTEWDTQGNLPSGKTYGHVKCRNYVTSVSSAFSPTQSFEINASPSLSNALPNTTFQGQNNFQLNISGSSTHFEQGSPTESTFLRQSSTIINPFKTNPDGNFILKEHFNIPVSAPIGLYDLVYYNQIDDTLIYYNAVNINGSNSFSGKVFLDLNFNGVFDSSDVPYNNAILNISPYNEISDSSGDFSGYLPSGTFNLSVENLLPYLNSVPADYTINFPGTGASLTNRDFAVQIDSLFHDLNINISANHFVRVGVSDVIRINYINHGPISEDGQVKFLPAPGMVLDSVSDPGFSLSGDTMIWNFTGLNFLQFNEIRLYYSIPPSLPIGTNLNLNAWIVGSVGPDYTPGRNVDFANQEVRGPFDPNIKSVSPENLSPALIPNGISLKYTIEFQNTGNDVAFNISILDTISQNVDLSSIQIIGASANYRMIIYPGRVVEFRFDNINLPDSNSNEPGSHGLISYTINALTTLTVQDRILNTAYIYFDHNAPIATNTSITTIGVGVDELSSDQPTISVYPNPITSKTKISYELNQSTTVKVNLINYQGKVIQCLFEGQQVQGIHELIFDSAHLPSGIYFISVIDNAGVRTKRVISMK; from the coding sequence ATGAAGCTTAAATTTTACCTGTTTTTACTGATTTTAGTAACTTATTGTAAAGGAGCAGAGGCACAAACGATAACACTTGAAACCGATACTGTTTATCGAGGAACATATTTTAGTACTCTGGCTACAACTACAGGCGTAAGTCTTTGGGGATATTATCATTCATTTAGTATTACCTTATCAGGTCCATCAACAATTAATGTTTCGGCATATTGTGATCCATCAGATGTCATTCGTATGAATGGCCAGACAACCGTAAGTACAACTCCCGGGTCTTATACATTATCCTTCACTGATTCAGCAGGAGTGTTACAAACATTTCCAAATGTTTTTTGGATATTATATCAGCCAATACCTCAAATTCCTGTTCTAAATTTTCCATTAGACAATCAGGTAATAACAAATACAAATTTCTCTCTAGAGTGGGATGGATCTCCAGGCTCAGTCGATTATTATTTTGAGCTTAGTACTGACTCAATTTTTTCAAATATCTATTATTACACTAACCAATATTATAGATGGACTGAATGGGATACACAAGGAAATTTACCAAGCGGTAAAACTTATGGGCATGTTAAGTGTAGGAATTATGTTACATCGGTCAGTTCGGCTTTTTCCCCAACCCAATCATTTGAAATCAATGCTTCACCTTCGTTAAGCAATGCTCTTCCGAATACTACTTTTCAGGGTCAAAATAATTTTCAATTAAATATTTCAGGTTCAAGTACTCATTTTGAACAAGGCTCCCCAACAGAATCAACTTTTTTACGTCAATCTTCAACTATTATTAATCCATTTAAAACTAATCCTGATGGTAATTTTATATTGAAGGAACATTTTAATATTCCAGTTAGTGCACCGATAGGATTATATGACCTTGTTTACTATAATCAGATAGATGATACATTAATTTATTATAATGCTGTTAACATTAATGGTAGTAATTCATTTTCTGGCAAAGTATTTCTTGATTTAAACTTCAACGGAGTATTTGATAGTTCAGACGTTCCTTATAATAATGCAATATTGAATATTAGTCCATATAATGAAATCAGTGACTCATCTGGAGATTTTTCCGGTTATTTACCTAGTGGTACGTTTAATTTAAGTGTAGAAAATCTTCTTCCATACTTGAATTCGGTTCCGGCAGATTACACAATCAATTTTCCAGGGACTGGTGCAAGCTTGACAAATCGCGACTTTGCTGTCCAGATCGATTCCTTATTTCATGATCTGAACATCAACATTTCTGCAAATCACTTTGTACGTGTGGGTGTAAGTGATGTCATTCGGATAAACTATATCAATCATGGTCCAATCTCTGAAGATGGACAGGTTAAATTTCTTCCTGCACCGGGAATGGTTTTGGATTCAGTTTCTGATCCGGGATTCTCATTATCGGGCGATACAATGATCTGGAATTTTACGGGATTGAATTTTTTGCAATTCAATGAAATAAGACTCTATTATTCAATTCCGCCAAGCTTGCCCATTGGAACAAATTTAAATCTGAATGCATGGATAGTCGGTAGTGTCGGACCTGATTATACTCCGGGTAGAAATGTAGATTTTGCAAATCAAGAAGTGAGAGGTCCTTTTGACCCGAATATAAAATCAGTTTCACCTGAAAACTTATCACCGGCCTTAATTCCAAACGGAATTTCTTTGAAGTACACTATTGAATTTCAAAATACAGGAAATGATGTTGCATTTAATATTAGCATTCTCGACACAATTAGTCAAAACGTTGATCTCTCTTCAATTCAGATAATCGGTGCAAGTGCTAATTACCGAATGATCATTTATCCCGGACGAGTAGTAGAATTCCGGTTCGATAATATAAATTTACCGGATAGTAATTCTAATGAACCCGGCAGCCATGGACTTATTAGTTACACAATAAATGCACTAACTACGTTGACTGTTCAAGATAGAATTCTGAATACAGCATATATTTATTTTGATCATAATGCACCAATTGCTACAAATACTTCAATTACTACAATTGGTGTTGGTGTTGATGAACTAAGCTCAGACCAGCCAACGATTTCAGTTTATCCAAATCCAATTACTTCAAAAACAAAAATATCTTACGAACTGAATCAATCAACAACTGTAAAAGTGAACCTGATAAATTATCAGGGCAAAGTAATTCAGTGTCTTTTCGAAGGACAACAAGTACAAGGGATACATGAACTAATTTTTGATTCTGCACATCTGCCTTCAGGAATTTATTTCATTTCTGTGATTGATAATGCAGGTGTAAGAACCAAAAGAGTTATCTCTATGAAGTAA
- a CDS encoding alpha/beta fold hydrolase, whose translation MNILLKAMFDIWKAIRKTLGYEKINVLGHSYGSLVAQLYAIKFPQHVEQLIIVSGLYSGKMWQETNDEYNYIFSNQMPEVWDAVLALREKGYRSSDKIHYELYEKFPLNFVHGYCTDNTFDLPDSCQVSFNHRVYYQIVGADGDFTLSGDAATYDVTKELINLPMPILIMTGRYDRMCNPKLTLEYKKFCPQAKFIMFENSGHNPQIDERNLLLREINAFLEN comes from the coding sequence TTGAATATTCTATTGAAGGCGATGTTTGACATCTGGAAAGCTATCCGCAAAACGCTTGGATATGAAAAAATAAATGTGTTAGGTCATTCTTACGGAAGTCTGGTTGCACAATTATATGCAATAAAATTTCCGCAACATGTCGAACAACTTATTATCGTCAGCGGTTTATATAGCGGAAAAATGTGGCAGGAAACTAATGATGAATACAATTACATATTTTCAAATCAAATGCCTGAAGTCTGGGACGCTGTTCTGGCTTTAAGAGAAAAAGGATATCGTTCATCGGATAAAATACATTATGAATTATATGAAAAGTTTCCATTGAATTTTGTTCATGGTTATTGCACTGACAATACATTTGATCTTCCTGACAGTTGCCAAGTGAGCTTTAACCATCGAGTATATTATCAGATAGTTGGCGCAGATGGCGATTTCACACTTAGTGGTGATGCTGCAACTTATGATGTCACAAAAGAATTAATAAATCTTCCTATGCCAATATTGATAATGACGGGAAGGTATGACCGAATGTGCAATCCAAAATTAACTCTTGAATATAAAAAATTCTGCCCACAAGCAAAATTTATAATGTTTGAAAACTCCGGGCATAATCCGCAGATCGATGAAAGAAATTTACTACTGAGAGAAATTAATGCTTTCCTTGAAAATTAA
- a CDS encoding O-antigen ligase family protein — MLLFTRSVYVAASAAMFFSGLLFLLLKLNQGFKIAISGKSKIVLLVSLVLIGTIAVKLNRQSDGAIKERILSVFEFDKGSAGGRIKVWKISGQMIKDSGFFGVGAGNWKINFESYGFNQNGEIFTTEPLNDYLGIYCESGLLGFIGYAGMIVAGIFLLIKRLFLCKDKVDYFEFAVLTSLITFAIISFFNFPKDRIEPSIMMCFLLAFASIGNSDKKEYGSRKIIVGITLVLILISTYNLWAWTERFQAEQHLAKALQARENQQWGTVVREINKGRSKYYSLDPTTTPMNWYSGIAHYSLGDLESAHKDFKLAYAENPFHLHVINNLATTTAMKNENETAINLFEEALAINPLFYDAIYNEVAVLYKLQRYDDALKILDTWKRRREPKVREYIKLIKEAKGKNQLRN; from the coding sequence ATGTTACTATTTACAAGATCTGTATATGTTGCTGCTTCTGCGGCAATGTTCTTTTCAGGTCTTTTGTTTCTTTTATTGAAATTGAACCAGGGATTTAAAATCGCAATTTCAGGAAAATCTAAAATTGTTCTGCTGGTTTCTTTAGTTCTGATTGGAACTATTGCCGTCAAGTTAAACCGGCAATCTGACGGAGCAATAAAGGAACGAATATTGTCAGTGTTCGAATTCGATAAAGGCAGCGCCGGCGGACGTATTAAAGTATGGAAGATCTCAGGGCAAATGATCAAAGACTCAGGTTTTTTTGGAGTGGGAGCCGGAAACTGGAAGATAAATTTTGAATCATATGGATTTAATCAGAATGGCGAAATCTTTACGACTGAACCACTCAACGATTATTTGGGAATCTATTGTGAATCGGGATTGCTTGGCTTTATTGGATATGCAGGAATGATCGTTGCCGGAATTTTTCTACTGATAAAAAGATTGTTTCTGTGTAAAGACAAAGTTGATTATTTTGAGTTTGCAGTCTTAACTTCATTAATAACCTTTGCAATAATTTCCTTTTTCAATTTTCCGAAAGACAGGATAGAGCCTTCAATAATGATGTGTTTCTTACTTGCATTTGCTTCGATTGGTAATTCTGATAAAAAGGAATATGGTTCAAGAAAAATAATCGTAGGTATTACATTGGTTTTAATTTTAATCAGCACATATAATCTTTGGGCATGGACTGAGCGCTTTCAGGCAGAACAACATCTGGCAAAAGCTTTACAAGCACGCGAAAATCAGCAATGGGGGACGGTAGTTCGTGAAATAAATAAAGGCAGGAGTAAATATTACAGTTTAGATCCGACTACAACACCAATGAACTGGTATAGTGGGATTGCTCATTATTCACTGGGAGATCTGGAGTCAGCACACAAAGATTTTAAACTGGCGTATGCCGAAAATCCATTCCATCTTCATGTAATAAATAATCTTGCAACTACAACTGCAATGAAAAATGAAAATGAAACTGCAATTAATTTATTTGAAGAAGCTCTTGCTATCAACCCGCTTTTTTATGATGCTATTTATAACGAAGTTGCTGTCCTCTATAAATTGCAACGATACGATGATGCATTAAAAATTTTAGATACATGGAAAAGACGTCGTGAACCGAAGGTGCGGGAGTATATCAAGCTTATAAAAGAAGCTAAAGGAAAAAATCAATTGCGAAATTGA
- a CDS encoding glycosyltransferase family 39 protein encodes MDIKKRNDRLLIFILAISFVLHFINLKDLSLSNDELSAITRSRYDTFSEMITKGVYIDYHPAGIQTYIFYWMKLFGDDAFLLRIPFVLCAFGSTILLYFICKKWANEFIGLLTIITFTTSSLVIQYTQIARMYSTGMFFCLLATYGWTFFLFNESGKGKMKFWWIWLIGSILCIHNHYFSFAFAAILGLSGMFFVKKDLLKLYLLGGTIALLSFIPELGIFKEQMKTGDIGGWLAPPEKTFLWDFFYVVFNNSKLFIVVVVVWLILGAIFPIHSPNITRWRILSVIWFMFVFLLAYLYSVLGHPVIQFSTLLFVLPFIFFFIFSFTPRFLLKYQLPVILFFLFTGMYSLIASGFYSKNHFGVFKEIAEDVNSFPPDVPVVVNVINPQYFNYYYSKLASKPRQIIFKLESPKDYGRLFQIVDSSTSDEFGYSWTNSYHPYEILEVIRSKYPKLIQKKIYFNATSYLFSKSGEEIKTDSVIYTFINDYDGDTFMPIHETDEHAFSGKYSEWMDSTKTFSTSVKTPVEEIPESADRYAIFSAKVYFDKLPEQASINLAFDDSTHSYQFHGAGLTDYCHEPGKWYSILICGEFPRSAKKGDKLTAYFHNPAGEKFWIDDFKLVVRTSHNPYKK; translated from the coding sequence ATGGATATTAAAAAAAGAAATGATCGGTTGCTGATATTTATTCTGGCAATTTCTTTTGTACTCCATTTCATTAACCTGAAAGATCTTTCATTATCCAATGATGAATTGAGTGCGATAACACGATCGCGCTATGATACATTTTCCGAAATGATCACAAAGGGCGTGTATATCGACTATCATCCTGCCGGCATTCAAACGTACATATTTTACTGGATGAAGTTATTTGGTGATGATGCATTTTTATTGCGGATCCCTTTTGTTTTGTGTGCATTTGGTTCAACAATTTTGTTGTATTTCATTTGTAAAAAGTGGGCGAATGAATTTATCGGACTGTTAACAATTATCACTTTCACTACCAGTTCGCTTGTCATTCAGTACACTCAGATTGCAAGAATGTATAGCACAGGAATGTTCTTTTGCCTGCTCGCAACTTATGGCTGGACATTTTTTCTTTTCAATGAAAGTGGTAAAGGGAAAATGAAATTTTGGTGGATCTGGTTGATTGGTTCCATACTTTGTATTCATAATCATTACTTCAGTTTTGCTTTTGCTGCAATACTTGGCTTAAGTGGAATGTTTTTTGTGAAAAAGGATCTTTTGAAATTGTATCTTTTAGGAGGTACAATTGCTTTACTATCTTTCATTCCGGAGCTGGGAATTTTCAAAGAACAGATGAAGACGGGAGATATCGGTGGCTGGTTGGCTCCGCCTGAAAAAACATTTTTGTGGGATTTCTTCTATGTTGTATTCAACAATTCAAAATTATTTATTGTCGTTGTTGTAGTCTGGTTGATCTTAGGAGCAATCTTCCCAATTCATTCGCCAAACATAACCCGCTGGAGAATATTATCTGTGATCTGGTTTATGTTTGTCTTCCTGCTTGCATACCTGTATTCAGTGCTCGGACATCCGGTCATTCAGTTTTCAACACTGTTATTTGTATTGCCATTCATTTTCTTTTTTATATTTTCATTTACGCCGCGATTCTTACTGAAGTATCAGTTACCGGTGATCTTATTTTTTCTATTTACGGGAATGTATAGTCTTATAGCTTCCGGATTTTATTCAAAAAATCATTTCGGAGTTTTCAAAGAAATTGCAGAAGATGTAAATTCATTTCCGCCGGATGTACCTGTTGTCGTTAATGTGATCAATCCGCAATATTTCAATTATTATTATTCTAAACTTGCCTCAAAACCCCGGCAGATAATTTTCAAATTAGAAAGTCCAAAAGATTATGGGCGGTTATTTCAGATCGTAGATTCCAGCACTTCCGATGAATTTGGTTATTCCTGGACGAACAGCTATCATCCGTATGAGATCCTTGAGGTCATTCGTTCGAAATATCCAAAACTTATTCAGAAGAAAATTTATTTCAACGCTACTTCCTATTTATTTTCAAAGTCAGGTGAGGAAATAAAAACGGACTCTGTTATTTATACTTTTATTAATGATTATGATGGCGATACGTTTATGCCAATCCATGAGACAGATGAACATGCATTCTCAGGAAAATATTCTGAATGGATGGATAGTACAAAAACATTTAGTACTTCAGTAAAAACACCTGTTGAAGAAATTCCCGAGTCCGCTGATCGGTATGCAATTTTTTCTGCGAAAGTATATTTTGACAAATTGCCTGAACAAGCTTCGATTAATTTAGCATTCGATGATTCAACACATTCATATCAATTCCATGGTGCGGGTTTAACTGATTATTGCCATGAACCGGGTAAGTGGTATTCGATTTTAATTTGTGGTGAATTTCCACGAAGCGCGAAGAAGGGAGATAAATTAACTGCCTATTTTCACAACCCTGCCGGTGAAAAATTCTGGATCGACGATTTCAAACTTGTTGTCAGAACTTCACATAATCCATATAAAAAATAA